The region ACCCAGAACAACAGACTCTAGTTTCGCCCCAAAAAGGGCATCGCTTAATCAAAGATGCGGTGGAACAATGGCGGCGGGAAAATCCAAAAACCTATCAAGCTCTGGTGGAAGCAGGTAATTTTGACGGGGAAACCACAGAAACTCTGCGGCGGCAGGCAGTACTGAGCACGGAAGTTTTGCCCGAATTGACCAAAATTGTGGTGGCAGAAGCAAAAAGTTCTGGCCTTTCTCCTCAGGATGTGGCGGATATGGGCCACATTGCCCTCGGTAGTGAACTCCTGCTGATGGGAGCCGGCTTGTTTAAGCATTACCAAGCCCTGATGGAAGCGAAGAATTGGATTGACTACAACGACATGATTTTGGCCGCCCTGCGGGTGCTAGAAGACCCCCACCTTTGCCGCCAGTGGCAGGAACAATTTTTTGGTGTTTTTGAAGATGAAGCCCAGGACTCCAGCCCTCTGCAGGAAAAGTTATTGACCAGACTGGCCCAAAACGCCGACGGCACCATTCGTTTAATTCGGGTGGGGGACCCCAACCAAGCCATTAACTCCAGCTTTACCCCCGCTGACCCCGTATATTTCAATCAATTTTGCCAACGGTGTCAGGCTTTGGGCAGTTTCGCCACCATGGACCAGGCGGGGCGTAGTAACTTACAAGTAATTGCGGCGGCCAACTTCTTGCTGGAATGGGTTAACCAAGATTGGCAAGCTCGATTTAATGGCCCCAAGGTGGATACGACTTTACCCTTCCGCCCCCAAGCCATTCGTCCAGTGGAACCGGGTGACCCCCAACCCAATCCTCCGGCCACCGATGGGGGAGTGGAAATTCGCTTTCCCCAAGATGTCAATGAAGAAGTGGAACAAATTCGCCGTCGCTTAGTGCCCCTGTTGTTGGCCAATCCCCACCACAATGCCGCCATTTTGGTAAGGGAAAATCGCCAGGGGAGGTTCGTGGCTGATCGCCTGAAAGATGTGGAAAAAGATGGTGGACTGAAAGTTTTGGATGTGGGGGACCAGGACCGTAACTCCCGCATACCGGGGGAGATCCTGAGTTTACTGCAATTTATTGATCGCCCCCATTCCCCCGATCTTCTCAAAGCCACCTTGACAGTGTTGCAGGAGCGCCAACTAATTCCCACTCAAGATTTAAATGCTTTGGCGGCGGTGCCGGAACAATTTCTCTACCCCACCCCCCTGATGCCTCCCCTGCCCTCCATGGCCGCCACTGCCCAGGGGCTCTGTCGTAGCTTGCTCAAAGCCCGCCTAGAACTGCCGGCCTATCAATTGATTGCTTTTTTGGGCCTGGCCCTCAATTATGACAGCTCAGATTTGGCCACCTTACAAAAGTTGTCGGAACGTTTACAGGTACAAACCCAACCCGAACGCTCATTAAAAAATTTACTCAGCGAACTCCACACCATTGCTAACGAGGAGCAATTTGAGGCGATCGCCAGCGACAGTGACGAAAAGTACACCAGACCAGGACAAATCACCATCATCACCATGCATAAAGCGAAGGGATTGGATTGGGACTATGTATTTTTGCCCTTTTTGCACCAGGACACCCTGCCCGGCGATCTATGGGTACCCAAAGGGGGACAATTTTTGGGGGAATTTACCCTAGCGGAGGTGGCCCGGGCCCAAATTCGCACCGTGGTACACCATCGTCAACAGCAAAAGGCCGGGGTGATCGCCTTGCCGGTCACCGCCACCGCTTGGCAAGAAGCCCGCCACCTCAAGGAAGCAGAGGAATACCGATTGCTCTACGTGGCCATGACTAGGGCTAAGCGTTTACTGTCGCTATCCGCTGCCCAGGAAGGGCCCTTTGCCTGGAACCAAATGCAAGCCCGCAAATCCCCTCGGTTACGGCCCAAACAACCTTCCCAAGCCCTATTGGCTCTGCAAAAGCGCTTCGGTTCCTAGTTCCTAGGGGAAAGACTATAATCGGATCCAAAGGGTATTGGCGACCATGGCGATTGGTCTAAACCCTTACACAATATAGGTTTTGGTAAATTTTTGTCTAGATTTCTAGTTCGCTTAACAGTGCTATTTTTGTGCAATTTGCTCTGGCTAGTGGCCGGCATGGCCCCAGCTTTGGCCGAATCACTTCCTGATCGATGGGATGCCTATCCCCACTGGTCTAATTTACCTACCCTGGAACAGAGAAAAGGGGAAATTCATTATCCTGAATGGTTTGCCGGCACTTGGCAGGTCACCAGTACCCTCACCGAACAACTAGCCCCCCTGGCCCCGGACATCGTCAGTCCCGGCTTTGCCAAGAATGGAACATATCTAGAACAACCAGTAGAATTTCCTGTCAGATTCATTGACCAAACTCCCCTGCCGGAATTTAATTGGGCCCTGTCGGATTTGGTCAACAATACCCCGCTGATTGTGCCCGATCGCCGTTTTAATGCTGAAGCCATCACCCAGGCCTATTTGGGTAAAAATAGAGAAGATATAAATATTACTGTCCAGGTTAAAGAGCAACCCAGTCCCCGTTTAGTCACCGTTTTTCCCCAACATCAACGGCTGGTCTCCACTGTCCTAGGCTATAGCCAAAGCAGTCCCGACCCAGACCACTTCCTCGCCACGGAATTGACCAATCAACAATTTATCGCCGGTGGTACCCAGTACCTCAATCAAGTGGAAACTACCACCGCCTACTACCACCTTGGCCCGGGCAAAATTAGTGCTAGCCAAGTTACCGCCGTGTATTTATCCCCCACTGACCCGGATTATTTCGCCACCGGCCACCAGCCCATTGCCCTCTATCGCTATGAACTTACCCTAGAAGCTCTGCCAGAACCATGAATTTTGCCTTCACTCCCAGGGAGACCATTGCCAGGGCCATTCAATGGTCCTGTCTTTGTTTGCCGGGGGAGTTGAGTGCGGCAGAAGCCCTGAACTGTTGGCACCACCACCATGGCCAACACCCCTGGGAGCCAGAGGTAGAGGTCAAGGCTTTTCCCCCCTGGGCTTTGGTGCTAGATAGCCATGGTCAACTGTTGGGTTTATTGCCGGACTGGCAATTGGCCGCTGCCCTTTGGACTGAAAA is a window of Synechocystis sp. PCC 7338 DNA encoding:
- a CDS encoding ATP-dependent helicase encodes the protein MNQTSLNLEQLRQSLRSSQRPLADWGGGEMAVSAVPGAGKSHSLSVAAAITIAHHGLHNQEKLLIVTYTRSAAAAIKAKINQRLQALGLPSLGFTVQTLHGLALSIALRHPEVSGLDPEQQTLVSPQKGHRLIKDAVEQWRRENPKTYQALVEAGNFDGETTETLRRQAVLSTEVLPELTKIVVAEAKSSGLSPQDVADMGHIALGSELLLMGAGLFKHYQALMEAKNWIDYNDMILAALRVLEDPHLCRQWQEQFFGVFEDEAQDSSPLQEKLLTRLAQNADGTIRLIRVGDPNQAINSSFTPADPVYFNQFCQRCQALGSFATMDQAGRSNLQVIAAANFLLEWVNQDWQARFNGPKVDTTLPFRPQAIRPVEPGDPQPNPPATDGGVEIRFPQDVNEEVEQIRRRLVPLLLANPHHNAAILVRENRQGRFVADRLKDVEKDGGLKVLDVGDQDRNSRIPGEILSLLQFIDRPHSPDLLKATLTVLQERQLIPTQDLNALAAVPEQFLYPTPLMPPLPSMAATAQGLCRSLLKARLELPAYQLIAFLGLALNYDSSDLATLQKLSERLQVQTQPERSLKNLLSELHTIANEEQFEAIASDSDEKYTRPGQITIITMHKAKGLDWDYVFLPFLHQDTLPGDLWVPKGGQFLGEFTLAEVARAQIRTVVHHRQQQKAGVIALPVTATAWQEARHLKEAEEYRLLYVAMTRAKRLLSLSAAQEGPFAWNQMQARKSPRLRPKQPSQALLALQKRFGS
- a CDS encoding DUF6816 family protein, translated to MSRFLVRLTVLFLCNLLWLVAGMAPALAESLPDRWDAYPHWSNLPTLEQRKGEIHYPEWFAGTWQVTSTLTEQLAPLAPDIVSPGFAKNGTYLEQPVEFPVRFIDQTPLPEFNWALSDLVNNTPLIVPDRRFNAEAITQAYLGKNREDINITVQVKEQPSPRLVTVFPQHQRLVSTVLGYSQSSPDPDHFLATELTNQQFIAGGTQYLNQVETTTAYYHLGPGKISASQVTAVYLSPTDPDYFATGHQPIALYRYELTLEALPEP